The Treponema primitia ZAS-1 genome includes a region encoding these proteins:
- a CDS encoding RnfABCDGE type electron transport complex subunit D, giving the protein MNNTIRSHGPSPQRVLFQKPQVNLACSSSTRMWMVSVCAGLAILQSSMTDSFASLFVALAAVAGALLTELLIDNIALRRFILHGGSRETGLTGVYRDGSAVASALILTLLLPNQIHPLLAFLGSMFAMAVIKHSFGGLGCNWVNPALGAWLFIRFGWPGAFADALKDSSLALPGTLAPVIFEQEPLDIFWTSLLNKTIFSLTSSELPGGYIDLLVYSGPGIIAERGLLALLLGTIIITACRISRSWIPISYLGVYCLLVRAFGAFPVGGVLGGGDMLFGLLSGGTLVAAFILAADPSTGPKSRIGVLIITILGGVLSFVFRYWGFEPYGAFFAVVLLNALVPLFRYFETRIFYTGTSNEVSRGGVDVQP; this is encoded by the coding sequence GTGAATAATACTATCAGATCCCATGGGCCGTCTCCCCAGCGGGTACTTTTTCAAAAACCCCAGGTAAACCTGGCCTGTTCAAGTTCGACCCGGATGTGGATGGTGAGTGTTTGTGCGGGGTTGGCAATTCTGCAATCCTCGATGACCGATTCCTTTGCTTCCCTGTTCGTTGCCCTTGCAGCGGTGGCCGGGGCATTGCTCACCGAATTGCTAATCGACAACATAGCCCTGAGGCGTTTTATCCTCCATGGAGGCAGCAGGGAAACAGGTCTGACTGGGGTGTACCGGGACGGCAGCGCCGTTGCCTCGGCCTTGATTTTGACCCTTCTCCTGCCCAATCAGATTCACCCGCTTCTGGCCTTTCTGGGTTCCATGTTCGCCATGGCGGTGATTAAACACAGCTTCGGCGGTCTGGGATGCAACTGGGTTAATCCTGCCTTAGGGGCATGGCTCTTTATCCGCTTCGGTTGGCCCGGGGCTTTCGCCGATGCCCTGAAGGATTCTTCCCTTGCTTTGCCGGGAACCCTGGCCCCTGTAATTTTCGAGCAAGAACCCCTGGATATATTTTGGACCTCCCTACTTAACAAAACAATTTTTTCCCTCACCTCTTCTGAATTGCCCGGGGGATATATCGATCTTCTGGTTTATTCCGGGCCGGGGATTATCGCGGAACGGGGACTTTTAGCCCTCCTTTTGGGCACGATTATCATTACCGCCTGCCGGATAAGTCGTTCCTGGATACCCATCTCCTATCTTGGAGTCTATTGCCTCCTCGTCAGGGCCTTCGGCGCCTTTCCCGTTGGGGGAGTTTTAGGCGGTGGGGATATGCTCTTTGGCCTTCTTTCCGGGGGTACCCTGGTGGCGGCTTTCATCCTGGCTGCGGATCCTTCAACGGGGCCGAAGTCCCGTATCGGCGTGTTAATCATCACTATTCTGGGGGGCGTCCTCAGTTTTGTATTCCGTTACTGGGGCTTTGAACCCTATGGCGCCTTCTTTGCGGTTGTTCTGCTCAATGCCCTGGTGCCCTTATTTCGTTACTTTGAAACCCGGATTTTCTATACCGGTACTTCCAACGAAGTTTCCCGTGGAGGTGTCGATGTTCAGCCTTAA
- a CDS encoding 4Fe-4S dicluster domain-containing protein, with product MRHPILDRYVAIGGSAVQKPQVMKVRIGARIGDLFEECGGFTGTPKRIATGSPILGRMVQDLDEPVIKTTYAVFALLEDQPGDGKVRHCISCGECRAVCPVGLDPEELFKAAENNSSDAAMEGYGPVMAGRCHGCGCCEVFCPSRLPLSTVITNYARGESKFAGE from the coding sequence ATGCGGCATCCGATTCTGGACCGGTATGTGGCGATCGGCGGTTCCGCAGTACAAAAACCTCAGGTAATGAAGGTACGGATCGGCGCCCGGATAGGGGATCTTTTTGAAGAATGCGGTGGGTTTACCGGTACGCCAAAACGAATAGCCACCGGTTCTCCCATCCTGGGCCGTATGGTGCAGGATCTGGATGAACCGGTTATAAAAACTACCTATGCGGTTTTTGCCCTTCTGGAAGATCAGCCCGGGGACGGTAAGGTCCGGCACTGTATCAGCTGCGGAGAATGCCGTGCTGTATGTCCCGTGGGGCTGGATCCGGAGGAGCTCTTTAAAGCCGCAGAAAATAATTCTTCCGATGCGGCAATGGAGGGCTACGGTCCGGTCATGGCGGGCCGCTGCCACGGATGCGGTTGCTGCGAGGTGTTTTGTCCTTCCCGGCTGCCGTTGAGTACGGTTATTACCAACTATGCGCGAGGGGAGTCCAAGTTTGCCGGTGAATAA
- a CDS encoding divergent PAP2 family protein has product MARLIRSDSFKAFVENPIVLSAITSWFLAQVVKAAIMLLKTNRRNGREILATIAWRTGGMPSSHAALVSAMTTSVGLNEGLQSNLFAVAFFISLIIMRDAMGVRRSSGIQAKSLNSLGRTMGERMGLEYHPVKEVQGHAPLEVVIGALLGIFIAAAYAYL; this is encoded by the coding sequence ATGGCAAGGTTGATTCGATCAGACTCATTCAAGGCTTTTGTCGAAAATCCAATAGTTTTATCGGCGATTACCAGTTGGTTTCTTGCCCAGGTGGTCAAAGCGGCGATAATGCTCCTGAAGACAAACCGGAGAAATGGCAGGGAGATTCTGGCAACCATTGCCTGGCGTACCGGCGGAATGCCCTCAAGCCATGCGGCTTTGGTTTCGGCTATGACGACTTCGGTTGGTCTGAACGAGGGGCTGCAATCTAATTTATTTGCGGTTGCTTTTTTCATATCCCTCATAATAATGAGGGATGCCATGGGGGTTCGCCGTTCGTCGGGGATACAGGCTAAATCCCTCAACTCCCTGGGGCGGACCATGGGAGAACGGATGGGCCTTGAGTATCATCCGGTAAAGGAAGTGCAGGGGCATGCTCCCCTGGAAGTGGTAATTGGGGCCCTCCTGGGCATATTTATAGCAGCGGCGTATGCATATCTGTAG
- the araA gene encoding L-arabinose isomerase, producing MVDLKKFEFWFIVGSQDLYGEETLKQVAANAAVMANELAKDPLLPGTLILKPIAINPGVIKKLFAEANAAENCAGIITWMHTFSPSKMWIQGLAINSKPILHLHTQFNRDIPWSTIDMDFMNLNQSAHGDREHGHIYARMRINRKVVAGFWQDKEVRRKIGVWMRAASARLEGSNSVVLRLGDNMREVAVTEGDKVEAQVKFGWQVNTWGIGDLVARYNKVSDAAVEKLAQEYEASYELAPELRSPGPARTAMLEQAKIEIALKGMLEAEGAGAFTTNFQVLHGLTQLPGLAAQRLMEQGYGFGGEGDWKQSMLLRSAKIMAAGLNGGVSFMEDYTYHFEPGKEAALGAHMLEVCPSIADKKPRIEVHPLGIGGKAPPARMVFDAAPGPAVLATIIDLGDRFRMIVNAVETIKIEQPMPKLPVARALWKPYPSLAGAGESWILAGGTHHSVYASALDAEYFRDWAEMMDIEFVLIDRDTKPDRLRDELRWAEAYWSGR from the coding sequence ATGGTCGATCTTAAAAAATTTGAATTCTGGTTTATCGTAGGCAGTCAGGATCTTTACGGAGAAGAAACCCTTAAACAGGTTGCGGCTAACGCCGCAGTTATGGCGAATGAGCTTGCAAAGGACCCGCTGTTACCGGGCACGCTGATCTTGAAACCAATCGCTATAAACCCCGGGGTAATCAAAAAACTATTTGCCGAGGCAAATGCCGCGGAAAACTGTGCGGGAATCATCACCTGGATGCACACCTTCTCCCCGTCAAAGATGTGGATCCAGGGGCTTGCGATAAACAGCAAACCAATTCTTCATCTGCATACCCAGTTCAACCGGGATATTCCCTGGTCTACCATTGACATGGATTTTATGAACCTGAACCAATCAGCCCACGGCGACCGCGAGCATGGGCACATTTATGCCCGTATGCGGATCAACCGCAAAGTGGTCGCCGGGTTTTGGCAGGACAAGGAAGTGCGGCGCAAAATCGGCGTGTGGATGCGCGCCGCTTCGGCCCGCCTTGAGGGCAGTAATTCTGTGGTGCTGCGGCTTGGGGATAATATGCGGGAAGTAGCCGTTACCGAAGGCGATAAGGTGGAAGCCCAGGTAAAATTCGGCTGGCAGGTAAACACCTGGGGCATCGGGGATCTTGTCGCACGGTATAACAAAGTTAGTGATGCTGCGGTGGAAAAATTGGCGCAGGAATACGAGGCTTCCTACGAGCTTGCACCGGAACTGCGCAGCCCCGGTCCGGCCAGAACGGCAATGCTGGAACAGGCAAAAATAGAAATAGCCCTTAAGGGGATGCTGGAAGCCGAAGGGGCCGGAGCTTTTACCACGAATTTCCAGGTTCTTCACGGCCTTACCCAGCTTCCGGGCCTTGCGGCGCAGCGGCTTATGGAACAGGGCTATGGGTTTGGCGGTGAAGGGGACTGGAAACAATCCATGCTGCTCCGCTCGGCAAAGATTATGGCGGCGGGCCTAAACGGCGGCGTTTCCTTTATGGAAGACTATACCTATCATTTTGAGCCGGGAAAAGAAGCGGCCCTTGGGGCGCATATGCTGGAAGTGTGCCCCTCAATTGCGGATAAAAAGCCCCGTATTGAGGTACATCCCTTAGGGATAGGCGGTAAGGCCCCGCCGGCTCGCATGGTTTTTGACGCGGCTCCCGGTCCTGCGGTGCTTGCCACCATTATCGACCTTGGGGACCGGTTCAGGATGATTGTGAACGCAGTGGAGACCATCAAGATTGAACAGCCAATGCCGAAACTCCCGGTGGCCCGCGCCCTGTGGAAACCCTATCCTTCATTGGCCGGTGCAGGGGAATCATGGATACTGGCGGGCGGTACCCATCACTCGGTATATGCTAGTGCGCTTGATGCAGAATATTTCCGTGACTGGGCAGAAATGATGGACATTGAATTTGTGCTTATAGATCGGGACACAAAACCTGATCGGCTGAGGGATGAACTGCGCTGGGCAGAAGCGTATTGGTCCGGACGTTAA